The following are from one region of the Bacteroidetes bacterium GWF2_43_63 genome:
- a CDS encoding UDP-diphosphatase — protein MSWFDAIIIAIVEGLTEFLPVSSTGHMIITEALLGIESDEFTKAFTVNIQFGAILAVVVMYIKRFFQSFDFYIKLAIACIPLVIAFLLEALIDQMLESVLIVAIALFVGGIVLIFVDRWFKNQERAEKVLSSKNAFVIGLFQIIAVIPGISRSAATIIGGMTQGLSRKQAAEFSFFLAVPTMLAASVYKLYKNHEILGSVDNLQLLAVGNVVAFVVAILAIKGFIAFLNRYGFKYFGYYRIILGGVLIVLLLAGYNLSVV, from the coding sequence ATGAGTTGGTTCGATGCGATTATTATCGCGATTGTTGAAGGTCTGACAGAATTTTTGCCGGTTTCCTCAACTGGTCATATGATAATAACCGAAGCATTGCTTGGCATAGAATCAGACGAATTCACCAAAGCATTTACTGTCAATATTCAGTTCGGAGCTATTCTGGCGGTTGTTGTAATGTACATCAAACGTTTTTTTCAATCATTCGATTTTTATATAAAACTGGCTATTGCCTGCATCCCGCTGGTGATTGCATTTTTGCTCGAAGCGCTCATCGATCAGATGCTCGAAAGCGTTTTGATTGTCGCCATTGCATTGTTTGTTGGTGGAATTGTGCTGATTTTTGTTGACCGCTGGTTTAAAAATCAGGAAAGAGCTGAAAAAGTTTTGTCGTCGAAAAATGCATTTGTGATTGGCTTGTTTCAGATTATTGCTGTTATACCCGGCATCAGCCGCTCCGCAGCAACCATCATCGGCGGCATGACACAGGGACTAAGCAGAAAACAGGCAGCAGAATTCAGTTTTTTTCTGGCAGTTCCAACCATGCTTGCAGCCTCGGTATACAAGCTTTATAAAAATCACGAAATACTTGGGTCTGTTGACAATTTGCAGCTGCTAGCCGTCGGCAACGTGGTGGCTTTTGTGGTTGCAATTCTCGCAATTAAAGGTTTCATCGCGTTTTTGAACCGATATGGTTTCAAGTATTTTGG